In Rhodanobacter denitrificans, the sequence AGAGCTGCCGGGCGTCATGATGGAAGTGGACAGCCACACCCGCTTCAGCTGGACGCTGCTGGGCCGCGAGCCGCGCTCGATCGATGAGTTGCGCTTGGTGTATGCCGGTCTTCTTGCGCACGGCACGGCATTGTCCGCCGCCGATACGGCGCGCATGATGCCGGGCCTCTCCGCGGATGCCGTCAATCAGAGCATGCGTTGGATCGCCCAAGAAAAGCGCTTACGGGAAGCCAATACCGCCGTCTTCGAGTACATGCACAGCCACCCCATTGCCGAATCCTGGGGACGCGCCGATCTGGCGTCCGCGGACATGATGAGTCGTGAAACCGTCAAGAGCAGCCCCCTGGCACGTCGCGACCCGCGCACGAAGAAGAAGTCGATTGGCATCTACACGCACATCCATGACCGCTGGGGCATCTTTCACGACCAGCCCGTCGTGCTCGGCGAACGGCAACAGGGTGTGGCCTTGGAAGGGGTCCTTCGCCAAAGCACGGTCACGATCAACCAATTGGCGGTGGATACGCACGGTCAAACCGAATTCGGCATGTTCTTGGCGAAAACGGTGGGAAAGGATATGTGCCCACGGCTGCGTGATGCCAGCGCACACAAGCTGTATGTGACCCCGGCGATGACGGTGCCCGAGGGGCTGCGCAGCGTGATCGCCAAGAACCGAGCGCATCCTGAGAAGGTGGAGCCCGTATGGGATGAATGGGTCCGCATGGCGGCCTCCACCCATGTCGGCAAAGCGAGCGCGGTCGACATCCTGTCCCGCTTCGGCTCCGCCGCGGCCGGTGAGCAGTTGTACGACGCGGGCGTCCAGATCGGCCGATTGCTACTCACGCTCTATCTGTGCCGCTGGTTCACGCTACCCGACTTCCGCCGGGAAATCCTGCGCACCCTCAATCACGGGGAACGTGTCCATGTGCTGGAGCATGCGCTGGAAACGGGCAAGGTGCCGCGGCATCAGATGAGCCACAACGCGCGCCTCCGAAGTGTCTCCTCCGCCATCACGCTGTTGAGCAACATCGTCATGGCGTGGACCACGGCGCGCATGCAGCAATCGCTCGCGACCTTGCCCGCCGACATCGCAGCCCTCGCGGTGCCCGAGAACCTGCGCCATATCGCGCCGATCCAGGAGCGTCTCGTGAATTTTCGCGGGCTGTTCCTGTTCCCGGTCGAGCGGTACATGGCGCGGTTGCTGCCCACCCTGCAGCCGGTCAGGCCGGTGCTGCGGAACATGCGTTAACGTCGTTGGAAGCCGCCACGCGTTCGCACGGAATCCCGCATGACCTCCCAACGCAAATCGCCCGCCGAAGCGGCTGCCGGATTAAAGCTGCCACCGGATGTGTCCTTTCACCGCGACCCTTTGCCGGACGGTATCGCCTACGTCTTTCGGCACGCCGAACTGGGGGAGTTGGGACGCCTGCGCGTCACAGGTACCGCGTCCGGCGAAACCTGCGTGGTCACCGACATCGCCGGCGACGAACGGGAGGCGATGTTTGCCCAGCGGCGCGCGATATTGGAACCCCTGTCGCACCAGATCGTGACGGCGCTGGAGTCCATTCGCGGTCCGAGCAGTACGCCACCACCACCCTTGGCGGCAAAGCACTCGCTGCCCGGCGGCACCATCCCCGTCGAAGAAGTGCGTTGCGACCGCTGCGGTGCATGGGTGGCTTTGCTGGTGTTTGCCGAAGGCGCCACCGATCATGGTCGGTTCGAAGACGTCGCGCGGCAGATGTACCCGCACTACGCGGTCACCACGGTGCCGACCTACATCATTGGTCCCGAGCAAGGCAGCACGCCCGCCAATTTCCGAGCCGCCATCCTGAAGGTATGGCCGCAGCGCGAACCGATCACGACGTTGACCCCTGACCAGTTTCGGTCGCGCATCACGCGGCTGCTGACGGGGCATTGCCGATAAGCCGGCGAACAGCTTGCCTTCATGTCCGGCTGATCCACCAAAGAGTGCGCCAGGCTGTCAGGCGTCGCCGGCAGGACGTCTCAACGGCCATGCAGGGAGGCGATGAGGGGGCAGGTAATGGTGCCGCGATGCGAATGACATTGCGCGACCAATCGAGCCAGTACGGTTTCCATGCGCTTGAGGTCTTTCAGGCGTCCCCGCACGTCGGCCAGGTGCTGCGCGGCGAATTGTGCCGCCTCACTGCAATGGGTGCCGTCCTCCAGGGCGAGCAACTGTGCGACTTCGTCGAGGCTGAAGCCCAAACGCTGCGCTGACTTGATGAATTTCACACGAGCGACATCGGTATCACCATAGCGGCGGATGCTGCCATAGGGTTTGTCCGGTTCCGGAAGCAGCCCCTTGCGCTGATAAAACCGGATGGTTTCCAGGTTGACCCCCGCGGCTTTGGCAAACGCACCGATGGTCAGTTGTTCCGATGGCTTCCCCATACCCATTGACTCCGTACATGACTACGGACATAGCGTACACCCACCTCACCCCCTGGGAGACGTTCGTGTTCATTCACTTCTACACGGTGCCGCTCGTGTGCGAGGCGGTGCCGCAGATCGGTTGCGGGTGCCTTGCCAAACCCGTTTTGGCACGCCTGGAGGTTCATCCTGATATTGCAGAGGTTTGGCTGCACCATCGCGGTGACGTGATCGCGATCAAATGGCTGCGTGAGCTTCGGGTCGACCAGCAGGTCGGCCTCCTGCGTGCTGCCCTCGGCGGTGACAGCCAGGTTGCTTTGGTAGCTGCCACGACGGCGTCGGCGTTGCTTGCCACATTTCCGAACCCTTCATACTGGTACCGGCGCGAGACGGTCGATCAGCTCAGTCAGGAGGAGGCGCACACCATGGCCGCCCGTCTCGTCCAGCGGCTGTCGCAAGCACGCGTTCCGTTGCCCGATGGGGCCGCGCTGCAATGCGATCTCGCGTGTGCGCTGCTAGAGGTTCTTGTGGCAGACGAGGCCTTGCCTATCGAAGCTCGACTTGCCCGGCTACTCGGGGTGGCGCGAAACACATTCCAGCAGCATCTCGGACCGAACGCGCTGCCGCAGCTGGAGGCGTGGTTGACGCCCGCTGCGCTCCTGCCCGAGGCCGCGGGTTGACGTGCCGACTTCGCGTCAGATGGTGGGTACGACTCCGTGCTTCAGGACCGACATCTGCGATCCGCCGCGTCTCAGGCTACGACAGGACGGCTCCGCCACGCGAGTTGGATCATGACTGACGTTTGCGTGTGCCACAGCGTGACCGAGGAGGACATTCGCCACGCGGTGGTGGCCGGGGTGCGCAGTTTCGAAGCATTGCAGTGGCTCACCGGCTGCTCGGGTGGCTGCGGAGGCTGCGAGCAGGAAGCACGCCAGCTGCTAAGCGACATCATCACGGAAATCGCATGCGCACATCCGACCTTCCATCTCAGGCCGAGCCACGATGGGCAGTAGGACGTCGGTCAAGGCTCCCGCGGTCTTGGCAATCCACGCTTGATGTCGTACCGAAGTACGGCAGTAGGCTCTGCGCCATGGGCGGAGATTGACCGGACACGCGGTTCGAAGATGAGGATGGCTGCTGGTCGACACGGGAAAGTTTCTGCATGGGTTACCGATTGTCATTTTCAAAGAAGGCCAGAGTGTTTCTGGCCACGTACTGGAGAGTTGAGAATGAATACCGCATCGATTCTGAAATCCGTTCTGGCGGGAGGACTCACGTTGGGTCTGACCACAGTCGCAGCGGCCGCAGGCATGCAGAGCAAACCGATGTCAATGAGTCATATGGAGAAGTGTTACGGCATCAACGCTGCGCAGAAGAACGACTGCAAAGCAGCAGGCCACTCCTGCGCCAGCCAGGACACCAAGGCCCGCGATCCAAACTCTTTCGTCGCGGTGCCCAAGGGCTTGTGCGAGAAGATCGACGGCGGCAAACTCGAACCGGCACAGAAGGGCTGAGCAACACCACGATGCACGACGCGAGCACGCTCGCGGCGCCACCGATCTCGGCTCCTTCTGGAGTCGGGATCGGTCTGCGTGCGCCACACATGCAGCGGGTGTTGAGCGAACGTCCGCGCGTGGCGTGGTTCGAGGTGCACAGTGAGAATTTGTTTGCCGACGGCGGAGCACTGCATGCGGCGATCGAGCATGTGCGCGCCGACTATCCGCTGAGCCTGCACGGTGTCGGCCTCTCGCTGGGATCAGCCGACACATTCGACGACGAGCATCTGGCGACGCTGTGTGCGCTGGTGCAACGCTTCGAACCGGGGCTGGTCTCCGATCACATTTGCTGGGGCGCGATCGGCGGCATCCACCTCAACGACCTGCTGCCGCTACCGTTCACCCGGGAGGCGCTGGACCTGATAGTGACGCGCGTGCAGCAGGTGCAGGACGCGCTGGGCCGCGAGTTCCTGGTCGAGAACGTTTCCAGCTATCTCACGTTCCAACACGCCGAGATGAGCGAGTGGGAGTTCGTCGCCGAATTGATACGTCGCAGTGGCTGCGGCCTGTTGCTCGACGTCAACAATGTCTACGTCAACAGCGTCAATCACGGCTTCGACGCGCATGCCTATCTGCGTGCGATGCCGCGCGCGGCGGTGCGCGAGATCCACTTGGGTGGATTTATTCGCAAGACCGATCTCGCGGTACCGCTATTGATCGACAGCCACAGCCGGCCGGTGGATGCCGAAGTCTGGGCGCTTTATGCCGGGGCACTGGATCTGTTCGGCCCCGTACCCACCCTGATTGAGTGGGATCAGGACATCCCCGAACTTGAGGTGTTGCTGGCGGAAGCCGGCCGCGCGGAGGCCCTGCTCAATGGTCACCGCACCCACATTGCTTGAGTTGCAACGCGGTTTCGCCAACGCCGTGCTCGATCGCGGCAGTGACCTCGCGCAGTGGGTTGTCGGTGCCGGCCTCGCCCCCGCTGCACGGTTGCAGGTGTACGGCAACGCCATCGCCAGTACGCAGATCGAAACGCTGCGCGCCACGTACCCCGCGGTGCAAGCGCTGGTCGGCGAGGCCTTCTTCGAGGCCGCAGCGACGCGCTATCGCCTGCATCATCCGTCGACGCGCGGCAACCTGCAGGCGTTCGGCGGCGCCTTCGCCGCGTTTCTGGCCACGATGCCCGAAGCGGCAGCACTTGCCTATTTGCCTGATGTGGCGCAGTTGGAGTGGCTACGCCAGCAGTCCGCACTGGCCGCTGAAGCATCGCCACTGGCTCCGGCCACGCTCGATGACACGACATCGTTGTCCTGGCGGTTGCATCCCAGCGTGCGCCTGCTGGGCAGTACGCATCCGGTGCTGACGATCTGGCGTTACGCCACCGCCCCCGAAGGCGAGCGGCTGCAGCTGGATGGTCGCGGCGAACAGGTCGTGTTGTGGCGTGACGGCGGCGAGGTGGCGATGACCGTGCTGGACGCAGCGAGCTTCGCCTGCATCGCCGCGCTGATCGATACGCGTGATCTGGAGGCCGCGTATGCGGCGGCTCGGGCCATCGACGGAGCATTCGATCTCGCGGTTTGTCTGCGCAGTCTGCTGAAGCACCAACTGATTGCAGCGGGTTGACGCTAAAAATTCTTGCGCTTGACTCTGTACCTAAGTACGCGAATAGAGTGCTCCCATAGTCGCCCCCATCCACGCAGAGCCCTCCATGAAAAATACCCAAGTCGTCAAGAAAACAGGTTCCGGCGCTCTTCTGGCCGGGGGTATCACCGCACTACTGGCGTCGACCTGTTGCCTTGGTCCCCTGGTCTTGGTCGCCCTTGGGTTCAGTGGCGCCTGGATCGGCAACCTGACTGTGCTTGAGCCGTACCGCCCGTACTTTATCGGTGCAGCGCTGATCGCGATGGTCTTCGCCTGGCGACGCATCTACCGGCCTGCTACGGCGTGCGCGCCTGGTGACGTCTGCGCTGTGCCGCAGGTCAGGACCACCTACAAAGTCTTGTTCTGGATCGTCGCAGCCCTGGTGCTCGTGGCGCTGACCTTTCCCTATCTCGCCACGCTGTTTTACTGACCCGTCGGAGGATCCACCCATGAAGAAACTTGCCGCTCTCATCGTCCTTGCCACCGCCATTTCCGCGCCTGCCTGGGCGGCTACGAAGACCGCCACCCTGTCGGTGTCCGGTATGACGTGTGCCGCATGTCCCATCACCGTCAAGAAAGCGCTGTCCCAGGTTCCCGGTGTCGAAAAGACCGAGATCCTGTTCGACAAGAAGGAAGCCGTTGTGACCTTCGATGATGCCAAGACCAGCACCCGGGCACTCGTCAGCGCCACGACGGATGCGGGCTACCCCTCCACCGTTAAGAATTGAAGCGCCCGAGGTCATTCCCATGTCTCTCACTCCACTCACACGCACCGCCGACAAAGCGGGCGTAATCGGGGCCATCGTCACAGCGATGGGATGCGCTGCTTGCTTTCCTGCACTCGCCAGCCTGGGCGCCGCGATCGGATTGGGCTTTCTGAGCCAGTACGAGGGCGTATTCATCCATTACTTGCTGCCACTGTTTGCGATGGTCGCCTTGCTTGCCAACGGGATCGCCGGCTTCCGTCATCGGCAGTGGTTACGCATGGCCCTTGGCGTGATCGGACCGGTCTTGGTGCTGATCGGGGCCTTGCGCATGGCGGCGTGGCTGCTCTATCCCGGGCTGGTCTTGATGGTCGCGGTATCCATCTGGGATCTGGTATCGCCGCCGGGAAAGGGGCACCGCGGTGCGAAGCGAGACGACGCCTGCTGTTGAACACTCACCCCACCTTCCGCGGGTGGAGATGTGGGATCGAAACCCCGTGGAGTACCGGCGTTCGTTGGATCACCCTATCGGAGATGACACCCATGAAAGCATGGCTGAGTGCCAAGAAAACCGACCTCATCACGGCCGCGATCGTCATCGGCATCGTGCTTTTGTTGATCGTCGTGGTGCCCTATTGCTGCTAACGGAAGGTGCCGTCACTGCGATGGTTGATGGGGCCCTCTATTGATTCAACGGTGTGCCGCTCTGCTTCGAACCGAAGCGACACGCGTTCATTTGCCAGGAACATCATGAACGAACAAACCCTCTCTGTGATCGGCATGACGTGCGCCGATTGCGCCCGACATGTTGAAAAAGCGCTCCGGGCGTTGCCTGACGTCGTCGCCGCTGACGTCGCCTACCCGCAAAATGTGGCGCACGTCCGTAGTACCCAGCCATTGACGGTGGAGCAACTCAACGCGGGTCTGCCGCAAAACTACCGGATCGCCGCCGCCTCGGCACCGCAAGCCGACACACTCGCGCGCAAGTCCTCCATGCTCGACCAGGCCTTGGGCTCGCTGGGTGGTTGGTTCAAGCCGCGTGGCGATGTCGACCGCACGCCCACCGCTTCGGAGCAGCGACTGCACGTTGCTGTCATCGGCACGGGCGGCGGGGCCATGGCGGCAGCGCTGAAGGCCGTTGAACTCGGCGCCCGGGTGACCGTCATCGAGCGCGGAACCGTCGGTGGTACCTGCGTCAATATCGGCTGCGTGCCGTCGAAGATCATGATCCGCGCCGCGCACGTGGCCCACCTGCGTCGAAGCAGTCCGTTCGATGACGGCATCTCCAGTACGGGGCCGGTGGTTCGGCGTGACCGACTGCTCGCCCAACAGCAAGGTCGTGTCGACGAACTGCGTCACGCCAAGTACGAGGGGATTCTCGATACCAACCCCAACATCCAGCTGCTGCGTGGCGAAGCGCGTTTCAAGGACGCACACACGCTCGTCGTCACGTCGACGGCGGGGCGTGGTGAATCGGAGGTGTCTTTCGATCGCTGCCTGATCGCCACGGGTGCCCACGCGGCGGTGCCGCCCATCCCCGGCTTGAAGGACACCCCGTATTGGACGTCCACCGAGGCATTAGCCAGTGACGCGATTCCGCCGCGGCTCGCCGTCATCGGCTCGTCAGTGGTTGCGGTGGAATTGGCGCAAGCCTTCGCGCGGTTGGGCAGTCACGTCACCATCTTGGCGCGCAGCAGCTTGTTCTTTCGCGAAGATCCGGCCATCGGCGAGGCGATCACGGCGGCGTTCCGTGCCGAAGGCATCGAGGTGTTGGAGCACACCCAGGCCAGCCAAGTTGCCCATGCCAACGGTGAATTCGTGCTCACCACCGGGCACGGCGAAGTGCGTGCCGATCGGTTGCTGGTGGCCACGGGCCGGACCGCCAACACGCGTGACCTCGCGCTGGAGGCGGCGGGTGTTGCGGTGAATGCTCAAAACGCCATCGTGGTCGATCGCGGTATGCGAACCAGTGCGCCGCACATCTATGCTGCGGGCGATTGCACCGACCAGCCGCAGTTCGTCTACGTGGCGGCCGCCGCCGGTACACGTGCCGCCATCAACCTGATGGGGGGCGAGGCGACCTTGGATCTCACCACCATGCCGGCGGTGGTGTTCACGGAGCCCCAAGTCGCGACCGTAGGCCTTAGCGAGGCGGAAGCGCACCTGCAGGGTATCGAGACGGATAGCCGCACACTTTCACTCGATAACGTGCCGCGGGCGCTCGTCAATTTCGACACCCATGGCTTTATCAAGCTGGTGGCCGAAGCGGGTAGCGGCCGGCTCATCGGGGTGCAGGCGGTGACGCCGGAAGCCGGCGAGATCATCCAGGCGGCCGCACTGGCGATCCGGGCGCGCATGACCGTGCAGGAGCTTGCCGATCAGTTGTTCCCGTACCTGACGATGGTCGAGGGCCTGAAACTGGCGGCACAGACCTTCACCAAGGACGTCAAGCAACTTTCCTGCTGTGCCGGATGAGGAGACGGGGTGTTCGATGAACGCCTACACCGTGTCACAGCTGGCTAAAGACGCCGGCGTGAGCGTGCATATCGTGCGTGACTACCTGGTGCGCGGGCTGCTGCATCCGGCCGCGCGCACCGATGGAGGTTATGGCGTGTTCGACGCGAACGCCCTGCACCGGCTTTGTTTCGTGCGGTCCGCGGTCGAGGCAGGGGTCGGCCTGGACGTCGTGACGCGACTGTGCCGGTCGCTGGATGCATCGAATGCCGATAAGACGGTGATGTGCCTGGCAGAGGTAGGCGGAATCGTCGATGAGCGGCGGCAGGCATTGGTGGGGTTGGAGGCGCAATTGAGCGCGCTGCGGGCAGAGGTTGGTCGACACGAAGAGGCACGGCGATGAACGGTCACGAGCGCAAATCCATCACGGGTTACCTGTGGGCCGGGCTGGCTGTGCTGACGTGCCCGTGTCACCTCCCGATCCTGGCCGCGCTCTTGGCGGGTACGACGGCCGGCGCCTTTTTCAGTGCGCACTGGGTCATCGCGGCACTGGGGTTGATCAGCTTGTTCGGGCTATCCGTGTGGCGGGCGATACGTGCGTTTGGAGGACGCGTATGAGCGGTTTGATGCACGGCCGGCTTGAATTCGTCGAGGGCCGATCGGACGCATCCGCATGCCCTTGAGCGCCAGGTGAAAACGATCGCCATGGATTCGCGTGAACTGAACTCACCGGAGGCCATTGCCGACTTCGTGGACGCCTTTTACGCCAAGGTGAGGGTTGATGCCGCGCTTGGACCGATCTTCAAAGACGTTGACCTGCAGCAACATATACCAAAGATTCGCGCGTATTGGCGCAAGATGCTGCTCGGTGACCATGAGGGCTATCGACGCAACATGATTGCCCAGCACATGGCGCTGCACACGCGACATTCCTTGCACCACCACCACTTTCAGCGGTGGTTGGCGTTATTTGTGGCAACCGTGGACGAGCAATTCCGCGGGCACGCCGCCATCCAGGCCAAGCGCCTTGCGTCCACGATCGCTGTCAACCTCGAAGCGCTGCTCGACGTCCGTCGGAAGTAAAGGAGCATGGCATGAACCCAATGAGAGTTTCGACCTGATCGTGATCGGGGCCGGTACCGGCGGTACGGGCGTCGCCCGCATGGCTGCGGCGGCAGGCTGGAAGGTCGCCGTGGTCGATAGCTTGCCTTATGGCGGTACGTGCGCCTTACGCGGGTGTGACCCCAAAAAAATGCTGATCGCCGTGACCGAGGGCGTCGACTGGGCGCGCAACTTGAAAGGCAAGGGGCTTCGGGCGCAAACCGCTGTCGATTGGCCCGACATGATCGCTTTCAAGCGCAGCTTTACCGACCTCATGTCAGGTCGGATCGAAGCCGGGATGCAGCGGGCCGGTGTCGTTCCCCTGCATGGCCAGGCCCGCTTCACCGGACCAAACACGATTGAAGTGAATGGCGAACTCCTGACCGCTCGGCATTTTCACCTTGCCACCGGCGCCCGGCCGATGACCTTGAATATCCCGGGCGAAAACCTGCTGATCACCAGCACCGACTTCCTCGAATTGCCGGAGCGGCCGGACAGGGTCGTCTTCGTCGGCGGCGGATTCATCGCGATGGAATTTGCCCACATCTGCAAACGCGCCGGCTCAAGGGACGTCACGGTACTAGAAATGATGAAGCGCCCGTTGGGCAATTTCGACCCCGACATGGTCGGCATGCTTTCCGAAGCGACCGCCGATCTGGGCATCGACCTGCGGACCGAGGCCAGGGTGTTGACGATCGAGCAGGACGGCGCCGGGTTCATCGTGACCTATGAAACGCCGCAAGGCACCCAGACCATTGCCTGCGACAGGGTGGTGCATGCCACCGGGCGCGTGCCCAACATCGAGCATCTCAACCTGGACGCCGCGGGCGTGGCCTACGGCCGTAAGGGCATCCAAGTCAGTCCCTTCATGCGCACGACCAACCCGGCGATCTTCGCGGCCGGCGACTGCGCGGACAGCGGCCCCAATCTCACCCCGGTCTCGGCCAACGAGGGCCGGATCGCGGGCAAGAACCTGCTCGCCGGAAAAGACGAGCGCGCGATCCACTACCCGCCGATCCCCAGCGTCGTCTTCACGCTTCCGCCCGTGGCGTCCGTCGGGCTGTCCGAAGACGCGGCACGCGAGCAGGGGCTGGACTTTGACGCGCATTTCGAGATAACCGCGCAGTGGTATTCCTCCCTGCGCGTGGGCGCGCGACACAGCGCCTACAAGGTGTTGGTCGAGAAAGGCAGCGGGAACATCCTGGGCGCGCATCTGATCGGCCCCGGCGCCGAGGAACAGATCAATCTGCTCGCCATGGCCATGGGCGCTGGACTGACGGCGAACAAGCTCAAGGGCATCATCTTTGCCTATCCCAGCTATGCCTCGGACATCAGTTCGATGGTGTAGCAGGCGCGCCAAGCAAAAAGTCCGCACGGCGTGTAGCTTTCCTGACGTGACCTAGTGCAGCACCTCAACCCACGCGAGGCGCATAACGAACTCGTCAAGACAAGGGCAGCCTTCGCGTTTCCTCTCATGCATCGAAGAGTCCAAGCCAGCACACCCTCTGCCATGCATTTAGCGCAACCCCCATCGCCTCGTGCCGGTACCGCCCGGTTGTTTTCGGTGCTCACCCTGGATGGGGGCGGCGCCCGCGGTTATTTGACACTCAAGATTCTCGAATGCGTCGAAGCGTATTTGAATACGCTGACTGATAACGCGCTGCCGCTGGGGGCGCGTTTCGACCTCATCTGTGGTACGTCGACGGGCGGGATCATCGCACTGGCGCTGGCACTGGGCCGACCGGTGAGCGAGATATCCGCCCTGTATGAAAGACACGTGCCGCGCATCTTCGGTTCAACGATGCGGCGCTTCGGGTGGATGAGAAATTTCCGCCCCCGTTACCGCAGCGACGCCTTACGCGAGGCGATGCATGCGTTCTTCGGCGACCTCACCTTAGGCGCGGTGCAGACGGATGTCTGCGTCACCGCGGCCTCGCTGACCAATGCACGACCCCATCTCTTCCGCAGCGATTACGCGAAGCCAGGCCCATGGCGTGGCGAAGATCGTCTCGCCGATCTGGCATTAGCCACCTCGGCGGCGCCAACCTTCTTCGCCGCCCACGCGACGGAACGCCTGAGCGATCTCGTCGATGGTGGGCTCTACGCCAACAACCCCGCGCTACTCGGTGTGGTGGAGGCGTTCCAGTTCAGCCGCCCGAGTCGGCGCGGTATCGCGCCGCCTCACGACCTTGGTGCCACGTGCCTGGCACAACTGGCCGTATTGTCGATAGGCACCGGTGAGCAATGTGCCATGCCCTATACCCCAGAACGCTTGCGTAACGGCGGTTTGCTGGCCTGGGGTGCGCACTTCCACAACGTCATCGACGAAAGCCAGTCGCAGTACACCAATCTGTTGGCGGCGGGCCTGCTGGGTACCGCCTACCACCGCATCAACCCGCGTCTGGATTTTCCGATGGCCATGGATGACGTGCGTCGTTGCCCGCACTGAAAAACCTGGCGGAATTGTCCGTGTCGGATGAGGAATTTTTACGCACCCGCATGGCCATCTTTTGAATCGGGTCATCGGATGCGCCAGGCGGGGTGATGTTTGTGCGCGGATAGCCCGCGTGGAGCACGCGCCGGCGGTCATGACGCATCGTCGCCCGAAACCGATGAGGGGGACGATGCGTGCGACGCATGCAGGATGCCATCGTCGAGCAGGCGCGCCGCGGGATTGTCGGTCACGCCACCGGCCTGGAAGTACCCGATTACGCTGCCCACCGCGCGGTGCTCGGTCATGGCCATCAACGCCGGCAGCGCGATGCCTTGGCGGCCGCCTTCGGTGACAAAGCCCGAGCGCAGACTGTGCCCGCCGAAGTCCCCCTCCAACCCAGCCATCGCGGCGCGGCGTTGCACGATGGCTGCGACCGAGGCGGGTGAGAGGCCGCCACCAATGCGGTGCCGCCACAGCCGACGGAAGATCGGGCCGTCCGTGAGCTGAGCCGCCGCCAGCCAAGCGGCCAGTGCGTCGGCCGCGGGACCCAGGATGGGCTTGTCGGGCGTGGCGGTGACGCTCGGTCCGGCCTGTTGGGTCTTACTGTGCCCCAGGTGGTACACGAACGCGCGCTCGCCGACCCGGCGCAGATCGCTCAGGTCCGCGGCGGCCACTTCACTGCGTCGGCGCCCGCCGCTGGCGAACGCGAACAGCAGCAGCGCGCGATCGCGCACCCCGGTCAGGGAGGCATCGCAGGTGGCCAGCAGCGCGGCCAGCTCGGGCTGGGTGATCGCGGTCTTCTTGGTGGGGCGGTCGCCGCGTTTGACCGCGGCGCGGCGGGCGCGGGCCAGCAGGTGACGGACGGCCGGCTGCTCGCACGGGTTGGCCACGCGACGCCACTGGTGCGCTTTGGACAGCACGGCGATCCGATGGCTGATCGTACTCAACTTCAGCGGCCCCAGGCGTTGTTTGAGGCCGGCCTCGACCAGTGCGGCATCCAGTGCGGGCGGCAGCTCCCAGGTGAGCGCCGATTCGCTCCGACGGGCCAGGTGGTCGACGATGAACTGGATCACCACCGCCTCGGGCAATGGCAGGGCAAACGGCTGGCCGTAGCGGCCCTGATACCAGGCGGCGCAGTAGCGCAGCGCGCTGGCATAACTGCGCGCGGTGTTCGCCGACGCCGCTTCGGCCAGGATGTCGCGCACGGCCGCCGCCGCTTCCGTGGCCAATTGCTCCGGCGGAGCGATAGGAGGCAGGGTGGGAAGTCGCAAATCGCTGTTTCTTTTCATATGTAGTATGTAAGATAAGTAACGATTAGAAAGGCCTACTTGCGATAACGATCTATTATCGCTTGTATAGCACCAAACCCGGTCACGCCGCACAGAGGAAAGCTTCGCCATGGCCAAAGGCATCACCGAAGCGCAGGTTCACGCCGCCGCCGACGCCCTCGTGGCCGCCGGCGAGCGCCCCACGGTGGAGCGGATCCGCGCCCACCTCGGTACCGGCTCGCCGAACACCGTCACCCGGCTACTCGATTCGTGGTGGCAGGCGCTGGGCGCCCGATTGACCGCACAGCAGGCGATGGCATCGATCCCCGACGTCCCCGCCGGAATCGCCACCCTGGCGGAACAATGGTGGGCACAGGCGTGGCAGCAGGCGCGCGAGGCCGTGCATGCCGACCTTGCCCGTGAGCGGCAACAACTCGCCGACGATCGCGT encodes:
- a CDS encoding site-specific integrase, producing the protein MKRNSDLRLPTLPPIAPPEQLATEAAAAVRDILAEAASANTARSYASALRYCAAWYQGRYGQPFALPLPEAVVIQFIVDHLARRSESALTWELPPALDAALVEAGLKQRLGPLKLSTISHRIAVLSKAHQWRRVANPCEQPAVRHLLARARRAAVKRGDRPTKKTAITQPELAALLATCDASLTGVRDRALLLFAFASGGRRRSEVAAADLSDLRRVGERAFVYHLGHSKTQQAGPSVTATPDKPILGPAADALAAWLAAAQLTDGPIFRRLWRHRIGGGLSPASVAAIVQRRAAMAGLEGDFGGHSLRSGFVTEGGRQGIALPALMAMTEHRAVGSVIGYFQAGGVTDNPAARLLDDGILHASHASSPSSVSGDDAS